One Roseomonas sp. OT10 DNA window includes the following coding sequences:
- a CDS encoding DUF4387 family protein produces the protein MAKLIYRVVSACGALGYGYPPESLKEALRGRIDAIISDAGSMDAGPHYLGTGTEYFEREAVKADFRHMVEAGQKTGSPVILGSCGMAGGNRNLDGMLEVAKAVFAELGVRDAKVAVIRSELDPEIVLREFRQGTLRPTGLGPDLDEEALRESTIVGQMGIHPLITALDSGAQYVLAGRACDVALFASDMIRRGIDAGLAYHVGHVLECGALACDPGSPSDCLVAEVYDDGTAVFVAPNPARRCTPYSIAAHSLYEESHPQLQFYPEGVLAMEHAEFFTRGPRAAGIRNSRFVHAGKPWPLSIKLEGARRLGARKVSMVRLDPADLPKVPADILVYGRNGVQAAPVVEGERELGLIVETRAATQEAAVLLASLLTHYLIHYGYPGRKATAGNIAYPLSPNLVSFRRDDGAFGAIVPSGTRDPVFFANYPRIKAAVVALIQAEFPDALRDATYEIIEADAARPCALLRTVDRDADALARRHAEEIARLAAVAAPLPGSLTNLDAPDAYEWSLYHLLQNEAVIRDVMFPITFYRADGGAWTEEGTARPRYFDVGERRYDGNLDDRTLSLIADVPARGAPDDTYHLLDMAIVIRSKDAGINRLTFDIIFNSAESYEAALRSNRFHRDSVAALLGLPAERVVGSFFVDSCNAIKISIERPNISASVDERDVFGAQQQSAIERMAVPIYADALAKALPV, from the coding sequence ATGGCGAAGCTCATCTACCGTGTCGTCTCGGCCTGCGGCGCGCTCGGCTACGGCTATCCTCCGGAGTCCCTGAAGGAAGCGCTCCGCGGCCGCATCGACGCCATCATCTCCGACGCGGGCTCGATGGATGCCGGGCCGCACTATCTCGGCACGGGCACCGAGTATTTCGAGCGCGAGGCGGTGAAGGCCGACTTCCGCCACATGGTCGAGGCGGGACAGAAGACCGGCAGCCCGGTGATCCTCGGCAGTTGCGGGATGGCCGGCGGCAACCGCAACCTCGACGGGATGCTGGAGGTCGCGAAGGCGGTCTTCGCGGAACTCGGTGTGCGCGACGCCAAGGTGGCGGTGATCCGCTCCGAGCTCGATCCGGAGATCGTCCTGCGCGAGTTCCGGCAGGGCACGCTGCGCCCGACGGGCCTCGGCCCCGATCTCGACGAGGAGGCGCTGCGCGAGAGCACCATCGTCGGCCAGATGGGCATCCACCCCCTCATCACCGCGCTCGACAGCGGGGCGCAGTACGTGCTCGCGGGCCGCGCCTGCGACGTCGCCCTCTTCGCCTCGGACATGATCCGCCGCGGCATCGATGCCGGCTTGGCCTATCATGTCGGCCACGTCCTGGAATGCGGCGCGCTGGCCTGCGACCCGGGCTCGCCCTCCGACTGCCTCGTCGCGGAGGTCTACGACGACGGCACGGCGGTCTTCGTGGCACCGAACCCGGCGCGGCGCTGCACCCCCTACTCCATCGCGGCGCATTCGCTCTACGAGGAAAGCCACCCCCAGCTCCAGTTCTATCCCGAAGGCGTCCTGGCGATGGAGCATGCGGAGTTCTTCACCCGCGGTCCGCGTGCGGCGGGCATCCGCAACAGCCGGTTCGTCCATGCGGGCAAGCCGTGGCCGCTCAGCATCAAGCTGGAGGGCGCGCGGCGGCTGGGGGCCCGCAAGGTGTCGATGGTCCGGCTGGATCCGGCCGACCTTCCGAAGGTTCCCGCCGACATCCTGGTCTATGGCCGCAACGGCGTGCAGGCGGCCCCGGTCGTCGAGGGCGAGCGGGAGCTCGGACTCATCGTGGAGACGCGCGCCGCGACGCAGGAGGCGGCGGTCCTGCTCGCGAGTCTGCTGACCCACTACCTCATCCACTACGGCTATCCCGGCCGCAAGGCGACGGCCGGCAACATCGCCTACCCGCTCTCGCCCAACCTTGTCAGCTTCCGGCGCGACGACGGCGCCTTCGGCGCCATCGTGCCGAGCGGCACGCGCGATCCGGTCTTCTTCGCGAACTATCCGAGGATCAAGGCGGCGGTGGTGGCGCTGATCCAGGCGGAATTTCCCGACGCGCTGCGCGACGCGACCTACGAGATCATCGAGGCCGATGCGGCGCGGCCCTGCGCTCTCCTGCGAACCGTGGACCGCGACGCCGACGCGCTCGCGCGGCGCCACGCGGAGGAGATCGCACGCCTGGCCGCCGTCGCGGCACCCCTGCCGGGCTCGCTGACCAACCTGGACGCGCCCGATGCCTACGAATGGTCGCTCTACCACCTGCTGCAGAACGAGGCGGTGATCCGCGACGTGATGTTCCCCATCACCTTCTACCGCGCGGATGGCGGCGCCTGGACGGAGGAGGGCACGGCCCGTCCCCGCTACTTCGATGTCGGGGAGCGGAGGTATGACGGGAACCTCGATGACCGCACCCTCTCCCTGATCGCGGACGTGCCGGCGCGGGGGGCGCCGGACGACACTTACCATCTACTCGACATGGCCATCGTGATCCGCTCGAAGGATGCCGGGATCAACCGCCTGACCTTCGACATCATCTTCAACTCGGCCGAGAGCTACGAAGCCGCCCTCCGGTCCAACCGCTTCCACAGGGACAGCGTCGCGGCGCTCCTCGGCCTGCCGGCGGAGCGGGTCGTCGGAAGCTTCTTCGTGGACAGCTGCAACGCCATCAAGATCTCGATCGAACGGCCGAACATCTCCGCCTCGGTGGACGAGCGTGACGTCTTCGGCGCCCAGCAACAATCGGCGATCGAGCGGATGGCGGTGCCGATCTACGCCGATGCGCTCGCCAAGGCGCTGCCGGTCTGA
- a CDS encoding DUF4387 domain-containing protein → MAQLQDLAAVLRSKNAGPFQVTMDLLFDDEPTYRRVLASGVLTAARIGALYDVEAQHVSIIPFDRIRAVKVTLPRRWGDRGSGSPFDRDVYGAQQHGPLAVLEIP, encoded by the coding sequence ATGGCCCAGCTCCAGGACCTCGCGGCCGTGCTGCGGAGCAAGAATGCCGGACCGTTCCAGGTCACCATGGACCTCCTGTTCGACGACGAGCCGACCTACCGGCGCGTCCTCGCATCGGGCGTGCTGACGGCGGCGCGCATCGGCGCGCTGTACGACGTCGAGGCGCAGCACGTCTCGATCATCCCGTTCGACCGGATCCGCGCGGTGAAGGTCACCCTGCCGCGCCGCTGGGGCGATCGCGGCAGCGGATCGCCCTTCGACCGTGACGTCTACGGCGCCCAGCAGCATGGCCCGCTGGCGGTGCTGGAGATTCCCTGA
- a CDS encoding acyclic terpene utilization AtuA family protein, translating into MRELRIVAINGCLGYGYEVESLDAGIAQRPHLVGGDAGSTDPGPFYLGTGRSLVKDGQVERDLSLALLRARTAGVPLVIGSAGMAGGDPNLEAVRRILVRIAREAGLHFRLAVIRAEIDRARVRDALRAGAITPMPDAPPLAEEAVMDSARIVGQMGTEPLAHALARGADVVLAGRACDTAIYAALPIAEGYDPGLALHMAKIMECGAQCALPLAPNDSLLGIIRDGHFLIRPLSARRTCSPASVAAHTLYEQAEPLLLHEPEGRVDLRDATFEQVDRQTVRVGGSRFIPAPRLRIKLEGARRVGFRAFVLAGIRDRAVIANLPLIEAQVRAAVRRNLGGAGADDAPALGFRYYGRDAVLGELEPERDRVPHEVGVLIEVVARTQELADHALSLARSSFLHCPFPGRRTTAGNLAFPFSPSDVSAGEVHEFSVYHLMDVEDQLALFPIEMEQV; encoded by the coding sequence ATGCGGGAACTCAGGATCGTCGCGATCAACGGCTGCCTCGGCTACGGCTACGAGGTCGAAAGCCTGGACGCCGGCATCGCGCAGCGGCCGCACCTCGTCGGCGGCGATGCCGGCTCGACCGACCCGGGGCCCTTCTACCTCGGGACCGGCCGGTCGCTGGTGAAGGACGGGCAGGTCGAGCGCGACCTGAGCCTCGCCCTGCTGCGCGCCCGCACCGCCGGCGTGCCGCTCGTGATCGGCTCGGCGGGCATGGCGGGCGGCGACCCGAACCTGGAGGCCGTGCGGCGCATCCTGGTCCGGATCGCGCGCGAGGCCGGCCTGCACTTCCGCCTCGCCGTGATCCGCGCGGAGATCGACCGGGCGCGCGTCCGCGACGCGTTGCGGGCAGGCGCCATCACCCCGATGCCCGACGCTCCGCCCCTGGCCGAGGAGGCGGTGATGGACAGCGCCCGGATCGTCGGCCAGATGGGGACGGAGCCCCTGGCACATGCCCTGGCGCGGGGCGCGGATGTCGTCCTCGCCGGGCGGGCCTGCGACACGGCCATCTACGCGGCGCTGCCGATCGCGGAGGGCTACGATCCGGGCCTGGCGCTGCACATGGCGAAGATCATGGAATGCGGGGCCCAGTGCGCGCTGCCGCTCGCCCCGAACGACAGCCTGCTGGGGATCATCCGCGACGGCCACTTCCTGATACGCCCGCTCTCCGCCCGCCGGACCTGCTCGCCCGCCTCGGTCGCCGCGCACACCCTGTACGAGCAGGCCGAACCGCTCCTGCTGCACGAGCCGGAGGGCCGGGTGGACCTACGCGACGCCACCTTCGAGCAGGTCGACCGGCAGACCGTCCGGGTCGGCGGTTCCCGCTTCATCCCCGCCCCGCGGCTGCGGATCAAGCTGGAAGGCGCCCGCCGCGTCGGCTTCCGCGCCTTCGTGCTGGCCGGCATCCGCGACCGGGCGGTGATCGCGAACCTGCCGCTCATCGAGGCGCAGGTCCGGGCCGCCGTGCGGCGCAACCTGGGAGGCGCGGGGGCGGACGACGCGCCCGCGCTCGGCTTTCGCTACTACGGCCGGGACGCCGTGCTCGGGGAGCTGGAGCCGGAGCGCGACAGGGTGCCGCACGAGGTCGGCGTCCTCATCGAGGTCGTCGCGCGGACCCAGGAGCTGGCCGACCATGCACTGTCCCTCGCGCGCTCCTCCTTCCTGCACTGCCCCTTCCCGGGCCGGCGGACGACGGCCGGCAACCTGGCCTTCCCCTTCTCGCCCTCCGACGTGAGTGCGGGCGAGGTGCACGAGTTCAGCGTCTACCACCTGATGGACGTCGAGGATCAGCTTGCCCTCTTCCCGATCGAGATGGAGCAGGTGTGA
- a CDS encoding Bug family tripartite tricarboxylate transporter substrate binding protein → MNVPAVGTAEQSGARLLRHVLRRRTALGGALALIGAASRPAEAEAEFPTQPIRLIVPFAPGTGSDVVARLITEAASAALGRPLVVENRSGAGGATGTDQGARAPADGHTLILGTTSTLIVNPLVNPRIQYRFERDFVPVAGLAQTSFALVTANTPGAPGSFRGLIQHLGAQDASYGSPGVGTIAQLASELVLRRAGVAAAHVPYRGSSQALGDVISGQVLFASDTLAATLPLVQGGTLRALAVTSAERLPTLPDVPTVAESGFPGLVVNAWFGLVAPAATPQDRVGRLSRAILDALGAPALRSRFQTLELEALPLAPAPFAAFIRTDAAFWADFIRQANIRIEF, encoded by the coding sequence ATGAACGTACCAGCCGTGGGGACGGCCGAGCAGTCAGGCGCGCGCCTGCTCCGCCACGTGCTACGGAGAAGAACCGCCCTCGGCGGCGCCCTCGCCCTGATCGGCGCCGCCTCGCGCCCGGCGGAGGCGGAGGCCGAGTTCCCGACCCAGCCGATCCGGCTGATCGTCCCCTTCGCGCCCGGCACCGGCAGCGACGTCGTCGCGCGCCTGATCACGGAGGCGGCGAGCGCCGCGCTCGGCCGGCCCCTGGTGGTGGAGAACCGCAGCGGCGCCGGGGGCGCCACCGGCACGGACCAGGGCGCACGCGCGCCCGCCGACGGCCACACGCTGATCCTCGGCACCACCAGCACGCTCATCGTCAATCCGCTCGTCAACCCCCGGATCCAGTACCGGTTCGAGCGGGACTTCGTGCCCGTCGCCGGCCTCGCGCAGACCTCCTTCGCGCTCGTGACGGCCAATACGCCGGGCGCGCCAGGGAGCTTCCGGGGGCTGATCCAGCATCTCGGGGCGCAGGATGCCTCCTACGGCTCTCCGGGTGTCGGCACGATCGCACAGCTCGCCTCGGAACTCGTCCTGCGGCGCGCCGGGGTCGCCGCCGCGCACGTCCCGTACAGGGGTAGCAGCCAGGCCCTGGGCGACGTCATCAGCGGACAGGTGCTCTTCGCGAGCGACACCCTCGCCGCCACGCTACCGCTCGTCCAAGGGGGAACCCTCCGCGCCCTCGCGGTTACCTCGGCCGAGCGTCTGCCAACGCTGCCGGACGTGCCGACCGTCGCGGAAAGCGGGTTCCCTGGGCTGGTGGTGAATGCCTGGTTCGGGCTCGTCGCCCCCGCGGCCACGCCGCAGGACAGGGTCGGGAGGCTGAGCCGCGCCATCCTCGATGCCCTCGGCGCGCCGGCCTTGCGGAGCCGCTTCCAGACCCTGGAGCTGGAGGCGCTGCCGCTGGCGCCGGCGCCCTTCGCCGCCTTCATCCGGACCGACGCGGCCTTCTGGGCCGACTTCATCCGGCAGGCCAATATCAGGATCGAGTTCTGA
- a CDS encoding LysR substrate-binding domain-containing protein gives MQLRHLRYFVRIVEAGSFSRAASLVHVAQPALSQQIGELETELGVLLLERSARGVTPTEEGRILYQHACSILRQVEQLPDLVRAGRGDPAGVVSLAMASTLASRLAAPFVLECRTALPKVSLQIVTGDSLHLRERLANSKVDLALLFEEAPAPGRHCRPLFRQRLHLVQRSDQASGVEEIALGDLALIPLVLAVRPNVTRAVLDRALDRAGVVPDIAVEADAFSSLFEAVQAGLGGAVLPVSGAEAFRGGPALRLRAITPPLYLVASLHTSAEPSGSPAVAAVGDRLAAFVLAAVRSGTYAGGEPLED, from the coding sequence ATGCAGCTACGACACCTCCGGTACTTCGTCCGGATCGTTGAGGCCGGGAGCTTCTCCCGGGCGGCCTCGCTCGTGCACGTCGCGCAGCCCGCGCTCAGCCAGCAGATCGGCGAACTGGAGACCGAACTGGGTGTGCTCCTCCTGGAGCGCAGCGCGCGGGGCGTCACCCCGACGGAGGAGGGCCGCATCCTCTACCAGCATGCCTGCTCCATCCTGCGTCAGGTCGAGCAACTGCCGGACCTCGTGCGGGCGGGCCGCGGCGATCCCGCTGGCGTGGTCTCGCTGGCCATGGCATCGACGCTGGCCTCCCGCCTGGCAGCCCCCTTCGTTCTGGAGTGCCGCACGGCCCTGCCGAAGGTCAGCCTCCAGATCGTCACGGGCGATAGCCTGCACCTCAGGGAGCGGCTCGCGAACAGCAAGGTGGATCTCGCCCTTCTGTTCGAGGAAGCGCCGGCCCCGGGCCGCCACTGCCGGCCGCTCTTCCGGCAGCGCCTGCATCTCGTGCAACGCTCCGACCAGGCGTCTGGCGTGGAGGAGATCGCCCTCGGCGACCTGGCCCTGATCCCGCTCGTCCTCGCGGTGCGGCCGAACGTGACGCGCGCGGTGCTGGACCGGGCTCTCGACCGGGCCGGCGTGGTCCCCGACATCGCCGTCGAGGCCGATGCCTTCTCGAGCCTGTTCGAGGCGGTCCAGGCCGGGCTCGGTGGAGCCGTCCTGCCGGTCTCCGGCGCCGAGGCGTTCCGGGGCGGACCCGCGCTGCGGCTGCGTGCCATCACACCGCCGCTGTACCTCGTGGCCTCGCTCCACACCTCGGCCGAGCCGTCCGGCAGCCCCGCCGTCGCGGCGGTGGGCGATCGCCTGGCCGCCTTCGTGCTCGCCGCCGTCCGCTCGGGCACTTATGCCGGTGGCGAGCCGCTCGAGGACTGA
- a CDS encoding MBL fold metallo-hydrolase produces the protein MSDAAAGGRAGDAAPATNRMDYHGFSTRQFTDSAYLLTGCFHMRMYGREFHTHASAYLLRGSAGAVLIDTGHAKDGPRIEAFIRSVVGDELTYIFPTHEEYPHAGNLGALLTAFPKSTAVGEARNLHLYHPGHARAGRFRQMRTGETLSLGDRTLSVLPALVHDLPATAWAHDDKDGLLFVSDAFGFSHYATDQCALLTREMPFRPTLEDTRMVLDLALYWARFADNHPLVADFRRMLTRYPTTMICPAHGNVVTEVEQLTALMEEALLANGIALPAGYPAGG, from the coding sequence ATGTCCGACGCCGCTGCCGGGGGGCGCGCCGGCGATGCCGCGCCCGCGACCAACCGGATGGATTATCACGGCTTCTCCACCCGGCAATTCACCGACAGCGCCTACCTGCTGACCGGCTGCTTCCACATGCGGATGTACGGCCGGGAATTCCACACCCATGCCTCGGCCTACCTGCTGCGCGGCAGCGCCGGCGCCGTCCTGATCGACACCGGCCACGCCAAGGACGGGCCGCGGATCGAGGCCTTCATCCGCTCCGTCGTCGGCGACGAGCTGACCTACATCTTCCCGACGCACGAGGAGTACCCGCATGCCGGCAACCTCGGCGCGTTGCTGACCGCCTTCCCGAAGTCGACGGCGGTGGGGGAGGCGCGCAACCTGCACCTGTACCACCCCGGGCACGCCCGCGCCGGCCGCTTCCGGCAGATGCGCACGGGGGAGACGCTGTCGCTCGGCGACCGCACGCTGAGCGTCCTTCCCGCCCTCGTCCACGACCTGCCGGCGACGGCCTGGGCGCATGACGACAAGGACGGGCTACTCTTCGTCTCCGACGCCTTCGGCTTCTCGCATTACGCGACCGACCAGTGCGCGCTGCTGACGCGCGAGATGCCCTTCCGGCCGACGCTGGAGGATACGAGGATGGTCCTCGACCTCGCCCTCTACTGGGCGCGCTTCGCCGACAACCATCCCCTCGTCGCGGATTTCCGCCGGATGCTGACGCGTTATCCGACGACCATGATCTGCCCGGCGCACGGCAACGTGGTCACCGAGGTTGAACAGCTCACCGCGCTGATGGAGGAGGCGCTGCTGGCCAACGGCATCGCCCTACCGGCCGGATACCCAGCCGGCGGGTGA
- a CDS encoding flavin-containing monooxygenase, with protein sequence MTDAAETVALLEGHIRAGAELPVLLMATAHLTGDHSLLTPGRKPGAVFGKLRCEVEPAERETILAACVERLRAFLAAGAPVPPLTFDVLHRIAAWAVGKEIEPFVPLLAEEMVLGGQDPRRPGWSKARIAPDRPFSVGIVGGGESGIIAAIRLAQAGIPYTLYEKNDALGGTWLENRYPGCRVDINSYVYSYASAPVVWPEYFGQQPDVLAYLQDVARRHGVDEQTRLNCAVRAARWDEAASAWKLRLSQDGAEVVRTHQAVIFAVGQLNRPALPDIPGRDEFAGPAFHSARWDHATDLDGKDVGVIGTGASACQFIPKLAERARSVRVFARTTTWLLPTPELHEAVPDSARWLMANLPAYQPWYRASMLMMQGPGLLDRITHDPAYPASETAISESNDALRASLQGWIEAQIADRPDLRDALIPDSPVGAKRILRDNGAWIRALRRDNLRVVRTRIERIVPGGLVTTDGEHHRLDALIYGTGFQAARFLHPMTITGRGGVDLHEYWGANPRAYLGLTVPNFPNMFVMYGPNTNLVVHGGSIILFSELSAKYILSALRCLLEDGARSLEVRDGIHETYNARVDETNARRAWGWSGVSSWYKNSEGRVTQNFPFTIAEYWQRTDRFEPGEYLLR encoded by the coding sequence GTGACGGACGCAGCCGAAACCGTGGCGCTGCTGGAGGGGCATATCCGCGCCGGAGCGGAATTGCCGGTCCTCCTGATGGCCACGGCGCATCTGACGGGCGACCATTCGCTCCTCACGCCAGGCCGGAAGCCGGGCGCCGTGTTCGGCAAGCTGCGCTGCGAGGTGGAGCCGGCGGAGCGGGAGACCATCCTCGCCGCCTGCGTCGAACGCCTGCGCGCCTTCCTCGCCGCCGGCGCGCCGGTGCCGCCGCTGACCTTCGACGTGCTGCACCGCATCGCCGCCTGGGCGGTCGGCAAGGAGATCGAGCCCTTCGTGCCGCTGCTGGCCGAGGAGATGGTGCTGGGCGGGCAGGATCCCCGCCGCCCCGGTTGGTCCAAGGCGCGGATCGCGCCGGACCGTCCCTTCAGCGTCGGCATCGTCGGCGGCGGCGAGAGCGGCATCATCGCCGCGATCCGCCTCGCCCAGGCCGGCATCCCCTACACCCTGTACGAGAAGAACGACGCCCTCGGCGGCACCTGGCTGGAGAACCGCTATCCGGGCTGCCGGGTGGACATCAACAGTTACGTGTACAGCTACGCCAGCGCGCCCGTCGTTTGGCCGGAGTATTTCGGGCAGCAGCCCGACGTGCTGGCCTACCTGCAGGATGTGGCGCGGCGGCACGGGGTGGACGAGCAGACGCGCCTCAACTGCGCGGTGCGGGCCGCGCGCTGGGACGAGGCGGCATCGGCCTGGAAGCTGCGCCTCTCGCAGGACGGCGCCGAGGTGGTCCGCACGCACCAGGCGGTGATCTTCGCCGTCGGCCAGCTCAACCGGCCCGCCCTGCCCGACATCCCAGGCCGCGACGAATTCGCCGGCCCCGCCTTCCATTCCGCGCGCTGGGACCATGCCACCGATCTCGACGGCAAGGATGTCGGCGTCATCGGCACGGGGGCCAGCGCCTGCCAGTTCATCCCGAAGCTCGCCGAGCGGGCGCGCAGCGTCCGCGTCTTCGCGCGCACCACGACCTGGCTGCTGCCGACGCCGGAGCTGCACGAGGCGGTGCCCGACAGCGCCCGCTGGCTGATGGCGAACCTGCCCGCCTACCAGCCATGGTACCGCGCCTCCATGCTGATGATGCAGGGGCCGGGACTGCTCGACCGGATCACCCACGATCCGGCCTATCCCGCCTCGGAGACCGCCATCTCCGAGAGCAACGATGCGCTGCGCGCGTCGCTGCAGGGCTGGATCGAGGCGCAGATCGCCGACCGCCCGGACCTGCGCGACGCGCTGATCCCGGACTCGCCGGTCGGCGCCAAGCGCATCCTGCGTGACAACGGCGCCTGGATACGCGCATTGCGCCGCGACAACCTGCGCGTGGTGCGGACGCGGATCGAGCGGATCGTGCCGGGCGGCCTCGTCACCACGGACGGGGAGCACCACCGGCTCGATGCCCTGATCTACGGCACCGGCTTCCAGGCGGCGCGCTTCCTGCACCCGATGACGATCACCGGCCGCGGCGGCGTGGACCTGCACGAATACTGGGGCGCGAACCCGCGCGCCTATCTCGGCCTCACCGTGCCGAACTTCCCGAACATGTTCGTCATGTACGGGCCCAACACCAACCTGGTGGTGCATGGCGGCAGCATCATCCTGTTCTCGGAGCTGTCCGCCAAGTACATCCTCAGCGCGCTGCGCTGCCTGCTGGAGGACGGGGCGCGTTCCCTCGAAGTGCGGGACGGCATCCACGAGACCTACAATGCGCGGGTGGACGAGACGAACGCCCGCCGCGCCTGGGGCTGGTCCGGCGTCAGCAGCTGGTACAAGAACAGCGAGGGTCGGGTGACGCAGAACTTCCCCTTCACCATCGCCGAGTACTGGCAGCGCACCGATCGGTTCGAGCCGGGCGAGTACCTGCTCCGATAG
- a CDS encoding helix-turn-helix domain-containing protein has protein sequence MRKPGSQSYCLRGLSSEILSSIFVPLEMRGAAAVEGRYLVTEVDSLRFIRARSRGDRYEARRRQDHIAAGAEGHCFVCLPLSRPTLLRQDGASCLLEPGDLGIVDSRREYSVEVPAGSDTLWLRLDTARLAGRFRAAPAIFARRIDGKAGIGRLAAGFLRSAIGQEGAVPLPSRTLVATVATDLLAEAAATLLQDRPFRSGSQRSFDRACLHIDRHADDPELSPASIARALGIGPRYLSQLFADRGETVMGRVQRQRLELCRARLEREVWRPGLITEFAYAAGFGNVSSFNRAFKAAFDRTPREVTLRQP, from the coding sequence ATGCGCAAGCCGGGAAGCCAGAGCTACTGCCTGAGGGGCCTTTCCTCGGAGATCCTGTCCTCGATCTTCGTGCCGCTCGAGATGCGCGGTGCCGCCGCGGTCGAGGGGCGCTACCTCGTCACGGAGGTGGACTCCCTGCGCTTCATCCGCGCGCGCAGCCGCGGCGACCGGTACGAGGCGCGGCGGCGGCAGGATCACATCGCCGCCGGTGCGGAGGGCCACTGCTTTGTCTGCCTGCCGCTGAGCCGCCCGACACTGCTGCGCCAGGACGGCGCGAGCTGCCTGCTCGAACCCGGCGATCTCGGCATCGTGGACTCGCGGCGGGAATACAGCGTCGAGGTTCCGGCCGGCAGCGACACGCTGTGGCTGCGGCTCGACACGGCCAGGCTCGCCGGGCGCTTCCGGGCAGCGCCGGCGATCTTCGCGCGGCGGATCGACGGCAAGGCCGGCATCGGCCGGCTCGCCGCCGGCTTCCTGCGCTCCGCGATCGGGCAGGAAGGCGCGGTGCCGTTGCCGTCCCGGACGCTGGTCGCCACCGTCGCGACAGACCTGCTGGCCGAAGCAGCGGCCACGCTGCTCCAGGACCGGCCGTTCCGCTCCGGCAGCCAGCGCAGCTTCGACCGCGCCTGCCTGCACATCGACCGCCATGCCGACGACCCCGAGCTGTCGCCGGCTTCCATCGCCCGCGCGCTCGGCATCGGCCCGCGCTATCTCAGCCAGCTCTTCGCCGATCGCGGCGAGACGGTGATGGGGCGCGTGCAGCGGCAGCGGCTGGAGCTGTGCCGGGCGCGGCTGGAGCGGGAGGTGTGGCGCCCGGGTCTGATCACCGAATTCGCCTATGCCGCCGGCTTCGGCAACGTCTCCAGCTTCAATCGGGCCTTCAAGGCGGCCTTCGACCGGACGCCGCGGGAGGTGACGCTGCGCCAGCCCTGA
- a CDS encoding alpha/beta fold hydrolase has protein sequence MVAYRYGNGPVRAVLIHGWFGDAHDFDAMLAAIDPDVFSFACIEFRGFGERKGETGPYDVATIARDAVALADELGWERFDVVGHSMGGKAALRVAVEAPGRVGKLCGIAPVWAGRSPFDEQRLGLFRKARDVAGVRQGIVANATGGRLPTVWSRRVAEHSMRISDPDAFAAYFESWALEDFAREAASVTAETLVIVGAHDPGITEAVARATWLATLPNARLAVMPDSGHYPANECPLILASHLAGFLEPG, from the coding sequence ATGGTAGCATACCGGTACGGCAACGGGCCTGTTCGCGCCGTGCTGATCCATGGCTGGTTCGGCGACGCGCACGACTTCGACGCGATGCTGGCCGCCATCGATCCCGACGTCTTCAGCTTCGCCTGCATCGAGTTCCGCGGCTTCGGCGAGCGGAAGGGCGAGACCGGCCCCTACGACGTCGCGACGATCGCGCGCGACGCGGTGGCGCTGGCCGACGAGCTCGGCTGGGAGCGGTTCGACGTTGTCGGCCACTCCATGGGCGGCAAGGCGGCGCTGCGCGTGGCGGTCGAGGCGCCGGGGCGCGTCGGGAAGCTCTGCGGCATCGCCCCCGTCTGGGCCGGCCGCTCGCCCTTCGACGAGCAGCGGCTCGGCCTGTTCCGCAAGGCGAGGGATGTGGCCGGCGTACGCCAGGGCATCGTCGCCAACGCGACGGGCGGCCGTCTGCCGACGGTCTGGAGCCGGCGCGTGGCCGAGCACTCGATGCGCATCAGCGATCCGGACGCCTTCGCCGCCTACTTCGAATCCTGGGCACTGGAGGATTTCGCGCGGGAGGCAGCCAGTGTCACGGCGGAGACGCTGGTGATCGTCGGCGCGCACGATCCCGGCATCACGGAGGCGGTGGCCCGCGCCACCTGGCTCGCGACGCTGCCGAACGCGCGGCTCGCCGTCATGCCGGACAGCGGGCACTATCCGGCGAACGAGTGCCCGCTGATCCTCGCCTCGCATCTCGCGGGCTTCCTGGAGCCGGGCTGA